Proteins co-encoded in one Marinobacter qingdaonensis genomic window:
- a CDS encoding Lpp/OprI family alanine-zipper lipoprotein produces MRKLTIAGFALATVMTAGCASNQAAIDEANATANSAEQTAENALNTANSAASSARTAQQTAEEALAAAKAAQKAADEANERAKRMLERSSMK; encoded by the coding sequence ATGCGTAAACTGACGATCGCCGGGTTTGCACTTGCTACCGTTATGACCGCTGGCTGTGCCTCCAACCAAGCCGCCATCGACGAAGCAAATGCAACTGCGAATTCCGCAGAGCAGACTGCAGAGAATGCACTGAACACCGCTAACAGCGCTGCCAGCTCTGCCCGCACTGCCCAGCAGACCGCCGAAGAAGCCCTGGCCGCTGCCAAAGCAGCCCAGAAGGCCGCTGACGAAGCGAACGAGCGTGCCAAGCGCATGCTTGAGCGTTCCAGCATGAAGTGA
- a CDS encoding putative bifunctional diguanylate cyclase/phosphodiesterase, translating into MDNNNLETVPPGSMAPRGPDREGSGNDGLALIRSLNKGLIASLAGILVCMASVLVVVFLTASNLDDYAGEKSREKVARVLNLELRQLANLSVEYGWWNEAVDMLVYQRDRDWADANIGSYLEERYGLDAVLGLNVQGELVYGRYQGDSLASPLPAGLIADGLAGLIERAIDTDYADPQPVSGMLIMADVPAFVAATTFAVYEPTDRAIDQSHGALVLIKFIDEDLLASWAKDFQIRDLAFVPGNPSAEGVGSTSQALPLLAPQGEGLGFLVWTPEQPGRRFLAMVLPWTGGAALIMALAGLIFYTKLRRYSALAHRQFLELVANRRVLLRQAQFDFLTGLVNRPLFLELVAHETNRCFRHNEKAAVVYIDLDGFKAVNDSLGHDVGDELLCLVAQELKGSVRREDYVARFGGDEFCLLLTNITDAEDVERVLDDIHRRFAEPLQLGNRHIAIGASAGVVIIPDDTADRSSVFRYADMAMYAAKTQGHNGHRFYSEEMEAQARQRAILKTLLLSAQTRGELYLLYQPICDLATGTVAGVEALLRWRSPELGEVLPSEFITVAEESGAIDVIGMWVAEQVLKDLCQLEQRAGRALTMSINVSARQLRDPGLPDRLDALLRQYGQEPSQLKLEITESLLIVESDNEHSVLKDLAARGYQLVLDDFGTGYSALGYLQKYPLHTIKIDKSFISGDSSLVSNTSLVKSIVFMANTMGMKTVAEGIESPDQETFVAALGCSYGQGFLYSPPAPLDQILNWITQPEASDSLP; encoded by the coding sequence ATGGACAACAACAACCTGGAAACCGTGCCTCCGGGCTCGATGGCTCCCCGGGGCCCGGATCGCGAGGGCAGTGGCAATGACGGCCTGGCCCTGATCCGTTCCCTGAACAAGGGGTTGATCGCCAGCCTGGCCGGCATTCTGGTGTGCATGGCGTCGGTCCTCGTGGTGGTGTTCCTGACCGCATCGAACCTGGATGACTACGCCGGTGAGAAATCCCGGGAGAAGGTGGCGCGGGTCCTGAACCTGGAACTCAGGCAGCTGGCCAACCTGAGTGTGGAGTACGGCTGGTGGAACGAAGCCGTCGACATGCTGGTGTACCAGCGCGATCGGGACTGGGCGGACGCCAACATCGGTTCCTATCTGGAGGAGCGCTACGGCCTGGACGCGGTTCTTGGCCTGAATGTCCAGGGTGAGCTGGTCTATGGTCGTTATCAGGGCGATTCGCTGGCCTCGCCCTTGCCCGCCGGGTTGATCGCTGACGGCCTGGCCGGCCTGATTGAGCGGGCGATCGATACCGATTACGCCGATCCCCAACCGGTGTCGGGCATGCTGATCATGGCCGATGTGCCGGCCTTTGTGGCCGCCACCACCTTTGCCGTGTACGAACCCACCGACAGGGCCATCGACCAATCCCACGGCGCCCTGGTGCTGATCAAGTTCATCGATGAGGATCTGCTGGCGTCCTGGGCCAAGGACTTCCAGATCAGGGATCTGGCGTTCGTGCCGGGCAATCCGTCGGCCGAGGGCGTCGGATCGACGTCCCAGGCACTGCCGCTGCTTGCGCCCCAGGGTGAGGGCTTGGGCTTCCTGGTGTGGACGCCGGAGCAGCCCGGCCGTCGGTTTCTGGCCATGGTGTTGCCCTGGACCGGTGGTGCGGCCTTGATCATGGCCCTGGCGGGCCTGATTTTCTACACCAAATTACGGCGCTACAGTGCACTTGCCCACCGCCAGTTTCTGGAACTGGTGGCCAATCGACGGGTGCTGCTGCGGCAGGCCCAGTTCGACTTCCTGACCGGCCTGGTCAACCGTCCCCTGTTCCTGGAGCTGGTCGCCCATGAGACCAATCGCTGCTTCCGCCATAACGAGAAGGCGGCCGTCGTGTACATCGACCTGGATGGCTTCAAGGCGGTCAACGACTCGCTGGGGCACGATGTTGGCGATGAGCTGCTGTGTCTGGTGGCCCAAGAGCTCAAAGGCAGCGTTCGGCGCGAGGATTACGTGGCCCGGTTTGGCGGTGACGAATTCTGCCTGCTGCTGACCAACATCACCGACGCCGAGGATGTTGAGCGGGTTCTGGACGACATTCATCGTCGGTTTGCCGAGCCGCTTCAGCTGGGCAACCGGCACATCGCCATTGGTGCCAGCGCGGGCGTGGTCATCATCCCCGACGACACCGCCGATCGCTCCAGCGTCTTTCGCTACGCCGACATGGCCATGTACGCAGCCAAGACCCAGGGGCACAACGGCCATCGCTTCTACAGCGAGGAAATGGAAGCGCAGGCGCGCCAGCGGGCGATCCTGAAAACCCTGCTGCTCTCGGCCCAGACCCGGGGCGAATTGTATCTGCTGTACCAGCCCATTTGTGATCTGGCGACCGGCACCGTGGCGGGGGTTGAAGCGCTGTTGCGCTGGCGCAGTCCCGAGCTTGGCGAGGTGTTGCCGTCGGAATTCATTACGGTCGCCGAAGAGAGTGGTGCCATCGACGTCATCGGGATGTGGGTGGCGGAGCAGGTGCTCAAGGATTTGTGCCAGCTGGAGCAGCGGGCCGGTCGGGCACTGACCATGTCGATCAATGTGTCGGCCAGGCAGTTGCGGGACCCGGGCTTGCCGGATCGGCTGGACGCCCTGCTGCGCCAGTACGGTCAGGAGCCGTCGCAACTGAAACTGGAGATTACCGAGAGTCTGTTGATCGTGGAATCCGACAATGAGCACAGTGTGCTGAAGGATCTGGCCGCACGCGGCTACCAACTGGTGCTGGATGATTTCGGCACCGGTTACTCCGCCCTGGGCTACCTGCAGAAATACCCGCTACATACCATCAAGATCGACAAGTCCTTCATCAGCGGTGACAGTTCCCTGGTCAGCAACACCTCGCTGGTCAAAAGCATTGTGTTCATGGCCAACACCATGGGCATGAAAACCGTCGCGGAAGGGATCGAAAGCCCGGACCAGGAGACCTTTGTTGCTGCACTGGGCTGCAGCTACGGCCAGGGCTTCCTGTACAGTCCGCCCGCACCCCTGGACCAGATCCTGAACTGGATCACCCAGCCCGAGGCCAGTGACAGCCTGCCCTGA
- a CDS encoding spermidine synthase, whose protein sequence is MLNKGEIVHRTRDALGEILVIDYRRHRVLTFDSPFEQSKIDRRRPHLPVHEYNRAMMLPAAFAQPGHVTILGLGGGVMAMAFHHLFAECRVHAVELRPEVLAVSRTFFDLPDSPRLQVTIADARAALERQPDASTDLILADLYNAERMSPAQAQRQFVDQCARVLSAGGWLTLNYHRPPDPDGPYFRQLRRRFAILLTFQSKTNNTVVYASKQPFEPLYSRDPRLKALERRLPIDWRKLMARVVRL, encoded by the coding sequence ATGCTGAACAAAGGCGAGATCGTGCATCGCACCCGCGATGCCCTGGGCGAGATCCTGGTCATCGACTACCGCCGGCACCGGGTGCTGACCTTCGACTCGCCCTTTGAGCAGAGCAAGATCGACCGCCGGCGCCCGCACCTGCCGGTGCACGAGTACAACCGAGCCATGATGCTGCCGGCAGCCTTTGCCCAGCCCGGGCACGTCACCATCCTGGGGCTGGGCGGGGGCGTGATGGCGATGGCCTTTCACCACCTGTTTGCCGAGTGCCGGGTACACGCGGTGGAGCTGCGCCCGGAGGTCTTGGCGGTGTCCCGGACCTTCTTCGACCTGCCCGACAGTCCGCGCCTGCAAGTGACCATTGCCGATGCCCGGGCCGCGCTCGAGCGCCAGCCGGACGCCAGCACCGACCTGATCCTGGCGGACCTGTACAACGCCGAGCGCATGAGCCCGGCCCAGGCCCAGCGCCAGTTCGTGGACCAGTGCGCGCGGGTGCTGTCAGCCGGCGGCTGGCTGACCCTGAACTACCACCGCCCGCCCGATCCGGACGGTCCCTATTTCCGCCAGCTGCGACGACGGTTTGCGATCCTGTTGACGTTCCAGAGCAAGACCAACAACACGGTGGTGTACGCCAGCAAACAACCCTTCGAGCCCCTGTACTCCCGGGACCCACGCCTGAAGGCACTGGAGCGTCGGCTGCCCATCGACTGGCGCAAGCTGATGGCCCGGGTGGTGCGACTCTGA
- a CDS encoding potassium/proton antiporter — protein MDPTLTLIGALMLVISIVLSPLSSRVGMPVLLIFLGVGMMMGEDGPGGIEFDNFELAFLIANLALGVILLDGGMRTRAETFRVGLRPALMLATLGVFLTAAGAAVVARWVFGLDWLMAFLVGAIISSTDAAAVFSLLQGRGLHLNERVSATLEIESGSNDPMAIFLTLMLVTLIANDGDSATWSALVMLIKQFGIGGVAGLVGGYLVVELANRIRLTPSLYPLLVAAAGIAVFSATNALGGSGFLAIYLTGVVIGNRQVRMMPMILQVHDGLAWLAQLCLFLILGLLVNPSDLVPLVGSGLILALALIFIIRPLTVLLTLWPFAFNRRELGFISWVGLRGAVPIVLALFPIIADLPQSQLVFHAAFFIVLVSLVVQGTTMAPLARKLRLEVPAGDEPFRRLPLDAPGAGDHELMLFPLRGETWETPRRLSQLRFPENTAVAGVFRNRVCLQPKGDLEVVSGDMVAMFATPNVLPELGKALSGRHAPKYLAERAFFGDFVLNGDALLGDVEQVYGIEFDDLPPELSLAECFARRTKGHPVVGDTVILGPVTLVARATDADRVTKVGLKMDSSHNV, from the coding sequence ATGGATCCCACCCTCACTCTGATCGGCGCCCTGATGCTGGTCATCAGCATCGTGCTCAGCCCGCTGTCCAGCCGCGTGGGCATGCCGGTGCTGCTGATTTTCCTGGGCGTCGGCATGATGATGGGCGAAGACGGCCCGGGGGGCATCGAGTTCGACAACTTCGAGCTGGCCTTCCTGATCGCCAATCTGGCCCTGGGGGTGATTCTCCTGGACGGTGGCATGCGCACCCGGGCCGAGACCTTCCGGGTTGGCCTGCGCCCGGCCCTGATGCTGGCCACCCTGGGGGTGTTCCTGACCGCCGCCGGCGCCGCGGTGGTGGCGCGCTGGGTGTTCGGGCTGGACTGGCTGATGGCCTTCCTGGTCGGTGCCATCATTTCCTCCACCGACGCCGCCGCGGTGTTCTCCCTGCTCCAGGGCCGGGGCCTGCACCTGAATGAACGGGTCAGCGCGACCCTGGAGATAGAGTCCGGCAGCAACGACCCCATGGCGATCTTCCTGACCCTGATGCTGGTCACCCTGATCGCCAACGACGGCGACAGTGCCACCTGGTCGGCGCTGGTCATGCTGATCAAGCAGTTTGGCATTGGCGGCGTGGCCGGCCTGGTGGGTGGCTACCTGGTAGTGGAGCTGGCCAACCGCATCCGGCTCACGCCCTCGCTGTATCCCCTGCTGGTGGCCGCCGCCGGCATCGCCGTGTTCTCCGCCACCAACGCCCTGGGCGGCAGCGGGTTCCTGGCCATCTACCTGACCGGGGTGGTGATCGGCAATCGCCAGGTCCGGATGATGCCCATGATCCTGCAGGTGCACGACGGCCTGGCCTGGCTGGCACAACTCTGCCTGTTCCTGATCCTGGGACTGCTGGTCAATCCCTCGGATCTGGTGCCGCTGGTGGGTAGCGGTCTGATCCTGGCGCTGGCGCTGATTTTCATCATCCGGCCGCTGACCGTGCTGCTGACGCTCTGGCCCTTTGCCTTCAATCGGCGCGAACTCGGGTTCATCAGCTGGGTCGGGCTGCGGGGCGCGGTGCCGATCGTGCTGGCCCTGTTCCCGATCATCGCCGACCTGCCCCAGAGCCAGCTGGTGTTCCACGCCGCCTTCTTCATCGTGCTGGTGTCGCTGGTGGTGCAGGGCACCACCATGGCCCCGCTGGCCCGGAAACTCCGGCTGGAGGTGCCGGCCGGCGACGAACCCTTCCGGCGCCTGCCCCTGGACGCCCCGGGCGCGGGCGACCACGAACTCATGCTGTTTCCGCTCCGGGGCGAGACCTGGGAGACCCCGCGCCGCCTGAGCCAACTGCGGTTCCCGGAGAACACCGCGGTCGCCGGGGTCTTCCGCAACCGGGTGTGCCTGCAGCCGAAGGGCGATCTGGAAGTGGTCAGTGGCGACATGGTCGCCATGTTTGCCACCCCCAACGTGCTGCCCGAGCTGGGCAAGGCCCTGAGCGGTCGCCACGCGCCGAAGTACCTGGCCGAGCGGGCCTTCTTTGGCGATTTCGTGCTCAATGGCGACGCCCTGCTGGGCGATGTCGAACAGGTGTACGGCATCGAGTTTGACGATCTGCCGCCGGAGCTGTCCCTGGCCGAGTGCTTTGCCCGGCGCACCAAGGGCCATCCGGTGGTGGGCGATACCGTCATCCTGGGTCCGGTCACCCTGGTGGCCAGGGCCACCGACGCCGACCGGGTCACCAAGGTCGGCCTGAAGATGGACAGCTCACATAACGTGTGA
- a CDS encoding TetR/AcrR family transcriptional regulator, producing MARQARYDRETALKKAVALFWERGYHGSSMKQIEQALDMRPGSIYATFGSKDDLFSEALAAYAEQGRQELNHYLAQTDSLIDGLQTYLRRIACHPDQAPVQPSRACMIVKTLLESSNTHPALADQANRILASIQHAIHDALERAKARGELLETTDCQRLARLLQAQMVAIRSMAERNLPPAELADLGDDVAGILDAYRARH from the coding sequence ATGGCCCGACAAGCCCGCTACGACCGAGAAACCGCGCTGAAAAAAGCCGTCGCCCTGTTCTGGGAGCGGGGCTACCACGGCAGTTCCATGAAGCAGATCGAACAGGCCCTGGACATGCGTCCCGGCAGTATCTACGCCACCTTCGGCAGCAAGGATGACCTGTTCTCCGAGGCCCTGGCCGCCTACGCGGAACAGGGACGCCAGGAACTGAACCACTACCTGGCCCAGACCGATTCCCTGATCGACGGCCTGCAGACCTACCTGCGACGCATTGCCTGCCATCCTGACCAGGCACCGGTCCAGCCGTCCCGGGCGTGCATGATCGTCAAGACCCTGCTGGAGTCGAGCAACACCCATCCGGCCCTGGCGGACCAGGCCAACCGGATCCTGGCCTCGATCCAGCACGCCATCCACGACGCCCTGGAACGGGCCAAGGCCCGCGGCGAACTGCTCGAGACCACTGACTGCCAGCGGCTGGCCCGGCTGCTGCAGGCCCAGATGGTCGCCATTCGCTCCATGGCCGAACGCAATCTGCCGCCCGCCGAACTGGCGGATCTGGGCGACGATGTCGCCGGCATTCTGGACGCCTACCGGGCCCGCCACTGA
- a CDS encoding NAD(P)/FAD-dependent oxidoreductase produces the protein MENLHHIVVVGGGAGGLELVTRLGNKLGKKRKARITLVDSDLTHVWKPLLHEVASGSLDASANEINYRAHARKHHYEFQLGRMSGLDRDTRQLVIAPFHDDDGSEVVPERRIQYDTLVIAVGSTANDFGTPGAQDHCLFLDSLKQARRFHNLMLNAFLRKNHRALQGQDHGLNISIIGAGATGVELAAELRLASRELPVYGMNHLQPSDVSITVIEAADRILPALPARLSAAASRELERQHIDVRTGQPVSEVRASSLVMKDGTELPSEMTIWAAGIKAPAFLAELDGLEANRGNQLVVRQSLQTTRDEAIFALGDCAECPQPDSDRPVPPRAQAAHQQADALFKTLCNRLAGEAPVDFVYNDHGSLINFSRYTTVGNLMGNLSGRSMYVEGKVARLFYLSLYRMHQMALHGPLRTGVIWLMDKISRAMQPRLKLH, from the coding sequence ATGGAAAACCTGCATCACATCGTGGTGGTCGGCGGCGGTGCCGGCGGCCTCGAACTGGTCACCCGCCTCGGCAACAAACTGGGCAAGAAGCGCAAGGCCCGCATCACCCTGGTCGACTCCGACCTGACCCACGTCTGGAAACCGCTGCTGCACGAGGTCGCCTCCGGTTCCCTGGACGCCAGTGCCAACGAGATCAACTACCGCGCCCACGCCCGTAAACACCACTACGAGTTCCAACTGGGGCGCATGAGCGGACTCGACCGGGACACCCGGCAACTGGTGATTGCCCCCTTCCACGACGACGACGGCTCCGAGGTGGTGCCGGAACGGCGGATCCAGTACGACACCCTGGTGATTGCGGTGGGCAGCACCGCCAACGACTTCGGCACGCCCGGGGCCCAGGACCACTGCCTGTTCCTGGACAGCCTGAAACAGGCCCGGCGCTTCCACAACCTGATGCTCAACGCCTTCCTGCGCAAAAACCACCGGGCGTTGCAGGGCCAGGATCATGGCCTCAATATCAGCATCATCGGCGCCGGCGCCACCGGGGTGGAACTGGCGGCGGAGCTGCGCCTGGCCTCCCGGGAGCTGCCGGTCTACGGCATGAACCACCTGCAACCCTCGGACGTGTCGATCACCGTGATCGAGGCCGCCGACCGCATCCTGCCGGCCCTGCCGGCCCGACTCTCGGCCGCCGCCAGCCGGGAACTGGAGCGCCAGCACATCGACGTGCGGACCGGGCAACCGGTAAGCGAGGTCCGGGCCAGCAGCCTGGTCATGAAGGATGGCACCGAGCTGCCGTCGGAGATGACCATCTGGGCCGCCGGCATTAAGGCCCCGGCCTTCCTGGCCGAACTCGATGGTCTGGAAGCCAACCGCGGCAATCAGCTGGTGGTGCGCCAAAGCCTGCAGACCACCCGGGACGAGGCCATATTCGCCCTCGGCGATTGCGCCGAGTGTCCGCAGCCGGACTCGGACCGGCCGGTCCCACCGCGGGCCCAGGCCGCTCACCAGCAGGCCGATGCCCTGTTCAAGACCCTGTGCAACCGGCTGGCGGGCGAGGCGCCGGTGGATTTCGTCTACAACGATCACGGTTCGCTGATCAATTTCAGTCGCTACACCACCGTCGGCAACCTGATGGGCAACCTGTCCGGACGCAGCATGTACGTCGAGGGCAAGGTGGCGCGGCTGTTTTACCTGTCCCTGTATCGAATGCACCAGATGGCCCTGCACGGGCCCCTGCGCACCGGGGTGATCTGGCTGATGGATAAGATCAGTCGGGCCATGCAGCCGCGCCTGAAGCTGCACTAG
- a CDS encoding slipin family protein: MIGELIPYLAPTVVLLLILGSAIKILPEYQRGVVFFLGRFQGVKGPGLIIVIPGIQQLVRVDLRVIVLDVPSQDVISKDNVTVRVNAVLYFRVVDPERAIIRVEDFYSATSQLAQTTLRSVLGKHDLDEMLSERDKLNSDIQEIIDAQTEEWGIKVANVEIKHVDLNESMIRAIARQAEAERERRAKVIHAEGELQASRKLVEAAEVMAANSGSMQLRYLQTLADMSNTTSSTIVFPLPMDLMSTFLQGGAKGGKPAAPDQPKPEA; this comes from the coding sequence ATGATTGGTGAATTGATTCCCTACCTGGCACCGACGGTGGTGCTGCTGCTGATCCTGGGCTCGGCGATCAAGATCCTGCCCGAGTACCAGCGCGGCGTGGTGTTTTTCCTGGGGCGGTTCCAGGGCGTCAAGGGCCCGGGCCTGATCATCGTCATCCCGGGCATCCAGCAACTGGTGCGGGTGGATCTGCGGGTCATCGTACTGGATGTGCCCAGCCAGGACGTGATCTCCAAGGACAACGTCACGGTCCGGGTCAACGCCGTGCTCTATTTCCGGGTGGTGGATCCGGAACGGGCCATCATCCGGGTCGAGGATTTCTATTCCGCCACCAGTCAGCTGGCCCAGACCACCCTGCGGTCGGTGCTGGGCAAACACGACCTCGACGAGATGCTGTCGGAGCGGGACAAGCTGAATTCGGACATCCAGGAGATCATCGACGCCCAGACCGAGGAGTGGGGCATCAAGGTCGCCAACGTGGAAATCAAGCACGTGGATCTGAACGAGTCGATGATCCGGGCCATTGCCCGTCAGGCGGAGGCGGAACGGGAGCGACGGGCCAAGGTCATTCACGCCGAGGGCGAGTTGCAGGCGTCCCGCAAACTGGTGGAGGCGGCCGAGGTCATGGCGGCGAATTCCGGCTCCATGCAGCTGCGCTATCTGCAGACGCTGGCGGACATGAGCAACACCACCTCGTCGACCATCGTGTTTCCGCTGCCGATGGACCTGATGTCCACCTTCCTGCAGGGCGGTGCCAAGGGCGGCAAGCCAGCGGCGCCGGACCAACCGAAACCGGAGGCATAA
- a CDS encoding carboxymuconolactone decarboxylase family protein, with protein MTDFTLHDIESAPEQSKPLLENSQKAFGMIPGLHAVMAEAPGVLDGYQKLHQLVLDTSFDNDETTVVWQSINVEHACHYCVPAHTGIAKNMKVSDDIINALRDETPLPSDKLEALRTFTLAVTRKRGNVSSEDLDAFYQAGYSYRQVLEVILVLSQKVMSNYINHIAETPVDEPFQKFAWKKAE; from the coding sequence ATGACTGACTTTACCCTGCACGACATCGAATCCGCACCGGAGCAATCCAAGCCGCTGCTGGAGAACTCCCAGAAAGCCTTCGGTATGATTCCGGGTCTACACGCCGTGATGGCCGAGGCGCCAGGCGTCCTGGACGGCTACCAGAAGCTGCACCAGCTGGTGCTGGACACCAGTTTCGACAACGACGAAACCACCGTGGTCTGGCAGTCCATCAACGTCGAGCACGCCTGTCATTACTGCGTACCGGCCCACACCGGGATCGCCAAGAACATGAAAGTGTCCGACGACATCATCAACGCCCTGCGTGATGAAACCCCGCTGCCGAGCGACAAGCTCGAAGCGCTGCGCACGTTCACCCTGGCGGTGACCCGCAAGCGTGGCAACGTCAGCAGTGAGGACCTGGACGCGTTCTACCAGGCCGGGTACAGCTATCGCCAGGTGCTGGAAGTGATCCTGGTACTGTCCCAGAAGGTGATGAGTAATTACATCAACCACATCGCCGAGACCCCGGTGGATGAGCCGTTCCAGAAGTTTGCCTGGAAGAAGGCCGAGTAA
- a CDS encoding L,D-transpeptidase family protein codes for MLFRFLIAVCLFLSTVFAPASASAGDLLARADTRMPGAPAFDPEAVDISRVLVRKSERRLYLMADDQVVKSYRISLGDNPQGHKLYEGDERTPEGDYTLDWRNASSDFYKSIHISYPSAKDRELAHAWGLNPGGSIMIHGLPNEAGDMAFAYQGLDWTDGCIAVTNEEMDEIWQLVSNGTPIRILP; via the coding sequence ATGCTGTTTCGGTTCCTGATTGCTGTCTGCCTGTTTCTGAGCACAGTGTTCGCACCCGCCTCCGCGTCTGCTGGCGATTTGCTGGCGCGCGCCGACACCCGCATGCCGGGCGCCCCGGCGTTCGATCCGGAGGCGGTGGACATCAGCCGGGTGCTGGTGCGCAAAAGCGAACGGCGGCTGTACCTGATGGCCGACGACCAGGTGGTCAAGAGTTACCGGATCTCGCTCGGCGACAACCCCCAGGGCCACAAACTGTACGAGGGCGACGAACGTACCCCGGAGGGCGATTACACCCTGGACTGGCGCAACGCCAGCAGCGATTTCTACAAGTCGATCCACATCTCCTACCCCAGCGCCAAAGACCGCGAACTGGCCCACGCCTGGGGCCTGAACCCCGGCGGCAGCATCATGATTCACGGCCTGCCCAATGAGGCCGGCGACATGGCGTTCGCCTACCAGGGCCTGGACTGGACCGACGGCTGCATTGCCGTCACCAACGAGGAGATGGACGAGATCTGGCAGCTGGTCAGCAACGGAACCCCGATCCGCATCCTTCCCTGA
- a CDS encoding ankyrin repeat domain-containing protein has product MTDPKSGQPQAPENQNDEDAIAFAQGIFELARKGAAGFLAPLLGAGVPVDVRTSDGQSLLMLAAEGGHTDTVQLLIESGAHVDLTDHRGQTALMVAARGNHGDVVARLLAAGADTDLTNDNHESARDLARSAGADAALAHLPD; this is encoded by the coding sequence ATGACTGATCCGAAATCCGGCCAGCCACAGGCCCCGGAAAACCAGAATGACGAAGACGCCATCGCCTTTGCCCAGGGGATTTTCGAGTTGGCGCGCAAGGGGGCAGCGGGCTTCCTGGCGCCCCTGCTCGGGGCCGGGGTACCCGTAGACGTCCGCACCAGCGATGGCCAGAGCCTGCTGATGCTGGCGGCCGAGGGTGGCCACACGGACACGGTACAGCTGCTTATCGAATCCGGAGCCCACGTCGACCTCACCGACCACCGGGGCCAAACGGCGCTGATGGTGGCCGCACGGGGCAATCACGGCGACGTGGTTGCGCGTCTGCTTGCGGCCGGTGCCGACACCGACCTGACCAATGACAATCACGAATCGGCCAGGGATTTGGCGCGCTCCGCGGGTGCCGACGCGGCGCTGGCGCATTTGCCCGACTGA
- a CDS encoding TIGR00730 family Rossman fold protein, with product MKLAVYCGSRTGADPRYARAAQALGAALGTQGIDLVFGGGHVGLMGVVADSVLAQGGRVYGVIPEHLRDRELAHPSLTELFVVRDMHERKAKMAELADGFVALPGGIGTLEELFEAWTWGQLGFHHKPCGLINVDGFYDPLLAMARTMEAAGFLQQEYVDMLVVSESAEDLIDRFRHYQPPHEKWT from the coding sequence ATGAAACTAGCGGTTTATTGCGGTTCCCGAACCGGAGCCGATCCCCGGTATGCCCGAGCGGCCCAGGCCTTGGGCGCGGCACTCGGCACCCAGGGCATCGACCTGGTGTTCGGCGGTGGCCATGTCGGGCTGATGGGAGTGGTCGCCGATTCGGTGCTGGCCCAGGGCGGCCGGGTCTACGGAGTGATCCCCGAGCATCTCCGGGACCGTGAGCTGGCGCATCCGAGCCTGACCGAGCTGTTCGTGGTGCGGGACATGCACGAGCGCAAGGCCAAGATGGCGGAGCTGGCGGACGGCTTTGTCGCGCTGCCCGGCGGCATCGGCACCCTGGAAGAGCTGTTCGAAGCCTGGACCTGGGGCCAACTGGGGTTTCACCACAAGCCCTGCGGGCTGATCAACGTCGACGGCTTCTACGACCCGCTGCTGGCCATGGCACGAACCATGGAGGCGGCCGGCTTCCTGCAGCAGGAGTATGTCGACATGCTGGTGGTCTCCGAGTCAGCCGAGGACCTGATCGACCGCTTCCGCCACTACCAACCCCCGCATGAGAAGTGGACCTGA